The Cryomorphaceae bacterium 1068 genome segment TCACTTTCTTCAATGGATTCTTTATTCAGTCTGAGGTGAAAGGAGGGTTTATCGATTTGCCGAAGGTGAGAACGACAACTTCTTCCGCTGATAAAGCCAATCACAACTTCTTTTTCACTCAGGTAAATGTTGTGTTTGGCGGAATCATACAGACCAAGCGAAGGCCAAAGAGCCCTAAAGCTTCGGTTGAATAGTGCTGGGAATTGGACCGAAGTTGAATTAATAAAAAGTATTGTATGAGGACAATACTATCACTTAAGACTTAGCCACAGTCTTGGTTTTCCTTTTGTAAAATCTCCTGATTCCGAGTATAATAAGGGGCGTTCCTATAACTGTAGGGCCGAGCCAGATCACTAGTGGATGTAGTGAGTCTAAATTTGGAAAGTTGGTTACTAAAAATGCGGTTATGGCTGCGATCAGTGCCCCACCCATTCTGCCACCGTGTTTACCTGCGGCCTTATCAGGAGTGGTTTTCAAAACTAAGTCAGTGAAGGATAAAGTAGCGAGAATTCCTCCCAAGACATATAGAATAATCGCTCCCAAAGGGTTGATAATCCCAATGTAGATCATATAAGCCGCTGTGAGAATTCCCGCTGCCCCGATAGCTTTTGTCAGTTTTAGCTTTTTGTCAAATGGCATTCGCCTGATCCATACCCATCCCGAGCTTACTAAGTAGAGCGTGAAGAAGCCGATACCTAGCAGAAATGGATTAGGGTGGAAAATGGAAAGGGCCACTGCGATTGCTGCAGATGTCGCCATAGATAGTGCAAAGACTTTTCCGAAATTACTGTGCCTTTTACTTCCCTTTTTGAGAAAAGCGGAAATCAAGCCTGTTGCGAGCGCAAGACCTCCAGTGGCGATATGTGCATAAAGTATGTACTCGTATTTTATTTCCATCTGCTAGGGTAAATTACCATTTGTATAAAATTAATTTCCAAATTTCTGCCGGTGGCATTGGCAATATCCGCATTCGAATCGGATTGGATCAAATAGCGCAAGTTGGTGCGCAAAATCCAAGCTTCGGTATCGGTAGGGCGAATGTCCCACCCAAAGGAAATGCCGTAAGAAAGCGCCGAATAGTCGTCTTGGATCTTTGGCAAGTCACCATCGTTGATTTCTGCCTTTATATAGTCACTTCCCACGCTGAATCCGAGAAAAGGAACAAAACCTTTGTAATCGAAAAGGAATTTGAATCCCTCTAAGCCAAGTCGGTGTTGTCTGATGATGTAATCTAGACTGTAAGCTTCATCTTGTAGCTTCATAGGCCGCCACGAAGCGCGAACTCCTGCATCCAATTCATGGAAGTAATAGCCCACGGCAACATCGGGATATAAGGTCAAAGGTGGTCTGTCGGGCATAAAGTCGTATGCTTCGAGCATGGGCACATCGCTTACCGATACATTTGCCGAAAGGCCGATGGCTACGTTCCATGTGCTGAGCTTTCCCTCTTCTGCAAAACCATCGTAGCGTTGCTTTACGTCTGCTTTCGATTTCTCGGAAGAAAGATTAGCAGTGGTATCGAAGTACTTTTTCAATGCAATGGACAATCCGAAATCCGATGCTTCGATCGGTGCACTGCCTTCTCGGGAAATGGCGTAGTTCACTTCATTGTTAAAGACGTGATGCGTCGAAAGCTCCAGGGTATAAAAAGAACCGAAGACAATATTGAGCCCTACTTCCAATCCAAAACGACTGGTTTCGAAAAGCGGTCCATCGCCGATGCGCAATTCAGGAGTGATCCATTGAACTCCAATGAAAGGTCGTGGTCCTTTTCGGCTTAAGCCAAATGGCAAGTAGCGAAAGCCCGTGATTACTCCCTCGCTGTAGTGCCAATCCTCGCCGCCGATACGAGAGGTGAACAACGGTATGGAAATGTAGAAATCGGCTTTTTGCCAAAAGTGAGTACCTCCCATGAGCAAGCGCCCTGCCATGTATTCGGGTGAGTTTGACCCACCGAAAGCATCCAATTGAGCCCCTACATATGTCTGGGCAAATTTGTACTTGTCCTTTTGTCCGTATCCCGAAACGGAAGTCATCAAGATCACTATCGCTGCAAATATCTTTTCCATGTCGCAAATGATTTCATACAATGATACGGGCACAAAGCCGCTGATGGCAAACCAAAGGGACGAATGGGAAGGGTTTGGTATTGTTGGGAAGGAATGGGACGAACGGGAAGGTTGGTTTCTCAGCCGGATGTTTTCTTTAGCTCCGAATCAAACGACTTGAGCTTTCCTCGGCTGACCAGTGCCACCACTTCAGAATGGAGAAAAGTCAACGTATATCCCCGAGCATTTCCGTCGACGTGATTGACCAGCGACATATTGACAATCCACGATCTGTGCGTCCGAAAGAATCCATGGGGCAATTCTTGCTCAGTAGCGTTCAGCGATTTCCGAATCAACACCGCCTTTCCTTCTTTCCGATGAATTTCGATGTAGTTGCCCGAACTCTCGATAGCCAATACGTCCTTGGCACTTCCCTGAAACGCCACCTCTCCATCTTCTCCTGAGATACTCAGTATTGAAGAAGTAAGAGTAATTCCCTGCCTTTCTGCAATGATTCGATTGTCGTCGAATACTGCTTTGACATTTCGGTGGTGGTAGATGTTTTGCCTCACCAATGCCTGAATGGCAATAGGAATAATGCCAATGGCAAAAGTAAATCCCACAAAAAGAATGAACGTATCAAAGCTCCAAGGAAAGAAATCCATGTAGCAACTCAAAAGGAAGTTGCCAACGGCAATGAGCAACACATTACACATGGAATGGGTAATCTCCCTGCCAACAGTCCACTTTTGATCGTTGTAAAACTGCCCGAAGAGAAAAGGGAAAATCATTTGAGTGATCAGCAGAAAGCTCAGTGTAACCAATCCGTATAAAGCCGCAACGGCCAATAAACCTTCTTCCAGCTGGTTAAGACCAAAAGGTTTGAACACGAAGAGAAAACCAAATACGAAAAAGGCAATGAGAAATGCCGACCTCAGACGCTGAGACTTTTCGACAAGAGGCGGGAAAGGGCGCTGAAGTACCCTGATCATTCCACTGTTTTGTACGCGTGCTCGATCAGCTCATCCATGCTCACATACTCCAAGGTCTTCTCATTGGTAGCTTCCAATATCACCTTCGGTGCGGCTCCATGGCGATAGGCTTCTTGCCACCTCAAAGCACAAAGGCACCAGTGGTCTCCAGGCTTTAGGCCTGGAAACTCGAATTCCGGAACAGGAGTCGATAGATCATTGCCCATGGCTTTGGTAAAACGCAAGAACTCGAGCGTCATGATACAGCAAACCGTATGAGTTCCTTGATCTTCATTGCCTGTGCTGCAACAGCCGTTTCTGTAAAACCCTGTCATAGGGTTCGTGCTGCAGGTAATGAGTTTTTCGCCGAAAACGTTAAGGTCTTGTTCCATATTGGACAAATCTAGCCAATGGAAATTAATTTAAGAACTGGACAAACGGAAATGAGAAAGTCGCCGGAGCTTTATGCTTTCATCAGTACTTAGCTACCGTCGAGTCTATTTCGTCGCTGTACGCGAGTATTCCACCTTCCAAATTGTATAAATTATCAAATCCTTGGTTTTGTTCAAGGTATTGAATGGCATTGGCACTTCTTACGCCACTGCGGCACATAATCACTACTTTTTTATCCTTGGCTATCTCTTCCAATTTCTCGGTGATGTATTGCATGGGAATGAGTATTCCACCTAGGTTTGATATTTCGTACTCGTAGCGTTCACGAACATCTACGAGTTGGAAGTTTTCTTTATTCTCTATCCACTGTTGTAATTCTGCGGGGCTGATTTCTTTCATGATTCAGATAGATTTCATTGTCAATAGACAAACGTAAGCCAAAGGTATAATCTTCATTGGTCAAAAGAGCAATCATGGTTTAATTTTAAGATAGATTTCATATTGAGGTCAAATAAGATGAAAGATCGTTCAATGCATTGGCGCATTTCTGAAAAATTATTCAAAACCAGGCTGAGTGATTTATGCGTTTAATAAATTACCAAAAGTGACACCTCGAGTAGCATCTCTTTCCGAAAAGATAGCGAAATTGCACCATACTATTTAGATGTTGAAACGAAACTGGAATTGCCTCGAATACTACCAAAGTCGATCAACTCTGGCCTAGCATTTAAAAATGAACAGAACTTTTGAAACCGAACTTTGATGAGCCTGATCGCTATACTTCTTGCCGGTACTACTGATATTCCCTTTCTGAAAGAGATCGTCCTCATACTCGGGCTTTCAGTTCTGGTCATCTACATCTTCCGAAAAATTAAGCTGCCGGCTATACTTGGTTTTCTCGCCACGGGGATTCTATTCGGACCCAATGCCTTAGGACTGGCAAGTCGTGGATCCGAGATCGAAATGCTGAGCGAAATCGGGGTCATCTTACTATTGTTTATTATCGGTTTGGAGTTCAGTCTCAAGAACTTGATGTCCATCCGAAAGGTGGTTTTTATAGGTGGCTCCATCCAAGTCTTGCTTACCATCGCCATCACGGCGGGCATTAGTTTCCTACTCGGTTACGAGCTCACCGAAGCGGTCATGCTGGGATTTCTTTTTGCCTTGAGTAGCACGGCTATTGTACTGAAGCTACTTCAAGAGAAGGGACTCATGCGCAGCAATCATGGTAGAATCAGCTTAGGGATATTGATTTTCCAAGATATTATCGTCGTTCCGATGATTCTATTGGTTCCCATCATTTCGGGGCAGGAGAGCAATGTTTGGGGAGCATTAGCTATCCTTTCGGGAAAGGCGCTTTTCCTTGTGGTAGCGATTTATGTTTCTGCGAGGTACTTAGTGCCGAAACTCTTACACGAGATTGCAAGGACCAGAAGCCGAGAGTTATTTCTGATCACCATTATTGTCATCTGTTTTGCGGTGGCCTTCGTTACTTCACTCATGGGACTTTCGCTCGCACTCGGTGCCTTTATGGCGGGTCTATGCATCAGTGAGTCGGAGTACAGCCATCAGGCTACAGGTTTGATTATTCCCTTTCGAGAAATATTTACCAGCTTCTTCTTCGTATCAATCGGAATGCTGCTAGACCTCAATTTCCTGGTGATGAACTTGCCACTCGTGCTGCTTTTTACCGTTATGGCAGCCATCGTAAAGTTTGGCGTGCTCGTGCTGGCTGCTCGGGTTTTGAGGTTTTCACTAAAGACCAGTATCCTTGTAGGGCTTAGCTTATTGCAAATCGGTGAATTTGCCTTTATTCTTTCCCGCACGGGTATGGAAGCCGGATTGATTTCTGAGCTGACCAATCAGTACTTCCTTTCTGTTTCGATTCTAACGATGGCCGTCACTCCATTCCTTATCGACTTCGGCGAACGCATTGCCAATTTCCTGATGCGGACACCGATGAGCAAATTTGTCAATGACACTGATCCAACCGAGACTGAGCAATCGACGGAGTTGGTCGCAACACTAAAAGCTCACCTCGTTATCATTGGTTATGGAACCAATGGTCGTAATGCGGCAAGGACGGCCAAGGAGGCCAAGATTCCTTACGTCATCATAGATCATGACGCTGACACTGTAACCACTGCAAGGGAAAAAGGGGAGCACATCATATTTGGCGACGGCAGCAATCCCTTTATTTTGGAATACGTGCATATTTATCAAGCACGCGTGGCCGTGGTAGCCATCAATGACCACCAACGTGCATTGGAAGTCGTAGCAAATATTCGAGAAATATGCAATACGGTTCACATCATTGCACGCAGCCAAAGCATACCCGAAACGGAGGAGCTCTTGCACATTGGAGCCAGTGAGGCCATCAGCCAGGAATTTGAAGCTTCTGTAGAAGTTTTTGCCAGAATGCTCAATCAATTCTTGATTAAACCTGACGAGATAGATGGCTTTATAGATATGGTACGCGACGAGGCCTACTCAGAAGTTCATTCTAATTATCACTATTATAAAAAGGATGCTCTGGAACTCAACGAAATTCAAGCGTTGAATCTAGTCTTGACTGATTCTTGTCCCTTCACGGGAAAGAACCTCTGCGAAACGCCCATGATGGAAAAGTACAAAGTACGGATGATAGGCTTTTACAGAAACGGTCACTTTGTATCGAAACTCGACGGTGCCACACAGCTCCATGCAGGAGACGAGATTATTGTCTTTGGATCCGAGAATGACTTAAAAGGATTTAAGGCAGAGTGGGAGGGAAGGCCTGCGGTGGTAGCTTGATTTTAGTTGGTTCGATACTTTGTGTCTTAAGCTCCTAGTAAGGAATAGGTATATACGTATCGTCTCCATCCACTTCGGGGAATTTTTTAGCGATCCAATCTTCTTTTGCCCGTTTCAGGCGGTCTTTGCTATGTGATACAAAATTCCACAACAAGAAGTGTTCTTCCGGCAAAGGCTCACCTCCAAAAAGTAAGACCTGAGTATTTTTGTCCAGGCGAATTTCGCATGCATCATTTGTCTTGCTGATCAGCATCTGTCCCGCTTCAACTTTTTGATCTCCTTCGGTAATCGAACCTTTGACGATAACAAAGGCCACTTCCCCCGTGAGTTGTCCTCGTAGATTTAATGTGGTCGCTTTTTCGGCATGGATATCGACCATAAATAAAGGGGAGAAACCTTGGAGTGGAGCTGATTTTGCAAAGGCAGTCCCCGCAACCAATTTGAAGGTCAGCGTATCTGTTTTCCAGGTGGGAATATCAGTGCTCGGGTAGAAGTCAAATCGCGGACCCATTTCCTCCATTTCAGTTGGCAAGGCCACCCATATTTGGTATCCGTGCATGATAAATTCATCTTGAGTTCTTTTCGGTTTCGGCGTTCTTTCGGTATGCGTCACTCCGCTTCCTGCCGTCATAAAACCTACATCACCCGGGCTGATCACTTGTACCGTGCCGATGCTATCTCGATGCTCTATTTCTCCTTCGAAAAGATAAGTCAAGGTGCTCAACCCAATGTGCGGATGCTGGTCGACATCTACATATTTTCCATTCCCAAGTTTTGCCGGGCCCATATGGTCTATAAATGTAAAAGGCCCGACCTGACGTTTCTTTCTAAAAGGAAGCAGACGGCCTACCATAAAATTACCGAGGTCAGCTTGTCTTTCATCTACGAGCAGTTTATTGTTTGCCATAAGGTGCTTTAGTTTTAATTTTTTGGAAGACATCTTAGCCACGATGAGCAGCGTGAAGAGCATGCTTTAAGGCGATTTATACTAGTATTTGTCGCTATTCTTTTTCATGTTCTTGATTAATTTTCCCAAGTCTTTTCCTTTCTTTTTTCTTTCACGAGCATTTGACTCAAAATGCCTTCTCTCTTTTTCCATCTTGAGAAAATTCTCGTAGGTTTCGGTGTTCAGTTCATCATTTTCCAAGGCAGTTAATACTGCGCATTCATCTTCATTTGTGTGCTTACAATCATTGTACTTGCAGTTTTGCGACAGATTCAATACTTCCTCAAAAGTCATTTCAAGCCCTTCGGAAGAATCGGTCATACCTATTTCCCGCATTCCCGGATTGTCGATTAGTACTCCTTTTTCAAAAACAATTAACTCTCTATGTGTAGTCACATGCTTTCCTCGGTCTATACTTTCGCTTATTGCACCCGTTTCAGCCACTTTCTCGCCAATGATTGTATTGATTAACGTCGATTTCCCAACACCCGAAGAACCTAGAAAACAGTAGGTTTTTCCTCGGATTAGCCTCGAATTAATTTTTTCAATCCCGACATTTGACTCGTTGCTAATTGGGATGATAGGCACATGTTTAATTCTTGCGCGTACTTTACTTAACAAACCTGCCAGCTCTGACTCCTCGATCAAATCTATTTTACTTAAAACGATTATAGGATCAATTTTGGAGTCGTAACAAATGGTTAAGTAGCGCTCAAGTCTATTTACGCTGAAATCTCTATTGACGGATTGAACGATTATTCCGACATCAATATTGACGGCTATAATCTGGGTTTGACTCAACGTTCCAACTAGCTTTCTTTTTAAGACTGAACTTCTTGGAAGTACTCCATAAATTAATGCTTTGCCCTCATCATATTCTGAAACCGCCACCCAATCTCCAACTGAAGGCAATTGGTTCTTATCAGTAACCGTGAATCTTAGATTTCCAATCAATTCACAATCCAACTTGTTCGATTCAGTTTTGACCGTATACCGCTCCTTATGCTCTTTTATTACCCGTCCAATTCCAAAAGATTTCAGGTTTTGTTTCTTTCGGGATTCTTCAAATACACTGTTGTATCCTAGATCTTCGAGGGTCATTCTTCTATTTTAGTTCTTAGACGAAGTAGCGGGCAATTTTAATGCGATCCAATCTTCCTTCGCATGAAGACGCAGGATTTAGGAAAATCAAAGTAATGAGCGACACTATTCACTATTTATTTAAGGTTTATTATGAACATATAAGTAAGTAAACGAACCGAACCCAATAATCACTTGACACCTTTTTTATCGGGAAGTATCGGTAGAATAGACAATTGTAATTCTGATAAATCTATTGGAAAGGTAGAGAAAGAAAATTGGTTAAGACTATCATTAGTCGAATGCTCTCCACATAAAAGGCACAAAACAAGAATTCCAAGGGTCGCCATTTTGCTGTTTTAAGTCGTAGAATATTTGCCACAAAAAAAAACCGCCCCCTTTTCAGGAGGCGGTCTTCGTTTTAGATCCGATTGGTAATGTCAGATTGGTTATTCTATTTGATGATAAATCTCTGGGTAACTCTTTCGGCTCCTGATGTATAGGATACTGTATAAATTCCCGCAGGGATACCATTTGTTTCCAAACGCAGGGTTTGGTTTGACTCAACAGCTACACGCTGCTGTGTCAAGGTGCGTCCAGTGATGTCTCTCATCTCTATCAAACCTTCTGTAGCCATGCCATCGGCATTGCTTAGGTTTAGGTTGATGTGCCCCACATTGGATGGATTAGGGAATACCGTCATGGCCATGCTGCCTTGAGCCGCATTCGCATGAATTCCGTTTCCATTGATTTCGGCAATAGCCGCACCACCCAATGGAATAAAGAACTCAGTGGCAGAATACTCGCTCACAACCAATGGCTCCTCAGAACAAGCGCAGCGCACTTCCACTTGGTAAGTCTGGCCGATTTGAAGCTGAGACTTTGGTATCTTTCTTCGGAATGGTTCAGTGCCGTCTTCATCAGCATATACGAATATGGTCTGTTGAGGGCCGTCAATCAATCCTCCCCGTACTTGACAAACCGTGGAACCTGGTACCGGTGTCCACTTGATCACCACAAAGTCTGAACTGGAGTTTTGCAATACGCCTACTTGCTCAGGAGCGGGGAAGAATCCTTCGGCGCAGAATACGAATACATCGTCGTCGCGCTCGTTGATGTTCTGGATTCTTTCGTCTTCATCGATTGGCGTTTCAGCGTCCATGTAAGGTGTTTCAGAAAAGAAGGTGTTCAGGTATTCAGCGAAGGCATCTTGCTCGCTTCCCGCAGGGGCGAAGTCAAATGTTCCCACGTCCAATCCTGCCGTGTCCAGATCTACTCGATTTTCTCCAAGTTCTTCAAAAGGGTATCCGTCTCCACCTCCTGCGAGGAAATTCAGGGTAACCACCTTAAAGACTCTTTGGGAATCGCCGCTTATTTCTCCATCGATTACCACAGAGTCCAAAGGCAAGCCTGCCTCATCTACAATGACCAGGTTTTGGATGCGCGAACCAGGCGCCACGATGGGATCAAAAGAGACCTTCATACCACCGATTTGTGGAAATTGACCCGGTGTAGCTCCTTCTTCCGTGGCGCTGAAGCCATGCTCCATCACCGCGAGAAGATCAGATGCGCTCAATTCTAAAACAGAAAGTCTGTTGTTAAATCGAAGGGTGTTCTCCACATCCAGCTGAGATACTTCTCCTTCCAGTTTTCCTGAAATGGCGTTGGCTTGTGGAGGCAAGAACTCAAATACACCCGGAGCTACTTCGTCTACCTCGCCAATGGCCGCTCTGATACCACCACCGTTTTTGATTGAGACAACCACTTCTGAGTCATACTCTTTCGCTACGAAGAGGTTGGCATCGGCAGAGATATTACCCATATTGGTTTCCTCGGTGCGCACACGCTCACGTCGTCCGTCGAGGTACACATCGGTCAATCCCAAGATGTTTCCGTCTTTTGAAATCACGACATCGTTTACCGCATTGGTCAATCGACTTACCAATTCTCCTTTTGAGTTTTCAGCGAAAGCCATTGAAGGATCGTCATATACCTGAGCGATCATCTCGTCGTCGGTAGCGTAGATTCCATTTACACCTTCGTTCAATGAAGAAAGAAGTACAACTCCCGCTGCGTCGAATCCTACTACCAAGCGACCTACATAGCTGTACTCACCATCGGTGCTTACGATTAGTGCAGGCTCTCCGTCTAGGTTTTGTGAAACAAAAGGATAGTTGTCTTCCGCCTCGTCGCCGCTGCGCAGTCTGTCTGTTTGGTCAGCCAAGATTCTGTCAGAACCACCCGCCAATACGATGTCTACACCGCTGAGCAATCCTACGAGCTCCTGCTCGAGAGAGAACTGCTGCAAGTGAGTAGCCAAAATGATTTTGTTTGATCCAGCGGCAATGAGGTCGTCGATTACAGGCTGCAAGATGGCCGCCAAAGCAGGCATATCATTGCTTCCTCCGTTGATGACGCTCACACCGTTGGTGGTAGTGATCGACTCCAATACTTGTGTCGTGGCACCCACTACTCCGATCAATTCGCCGTTGCGCTCAATCAGTGTAGAAGGGGCAATCTTTGGTGCTGCACCTGCTGCATCAAGATCTGATGGCAACGATTGGAAAGCGGTGTTTGGCAATAGCTCATCGGTAAACAACCCCGATAGGTTATCGTCTCCTGAGAAGTCGAGATTGGCACTGAGGTAGGGGAATTGAGCTCCCAACCAGCGTACATCTCCCAAGCCTGCTCCGCGGATATCCGTAGCGATAATCTCCTCTACGATTGCGGTTCCATTGTCAAACTCGTGGTTTCCGAGTGTAGACGCATCAAAGCCAATGATGTTGGTAATGGTGATATCTGCTCTTCCACCGGCTTCGCGCAAGTTGTTCAAGCCGGGCTCACCAAAGAGGTCTTGGTTTAAATCCTGAAGCACCGCTCTGATGCTTCCATCTGAAGAAGCATTGAAGAACGGGCCCGGAATATAGTTGTCACCTGAAGAGATGCGAACGGTGTTGGTGTACTTATCTTCGAGCACATCTACGATAGCGGCAAAGT includes the following:
- a CDS encoding LytTR family DNA-binding domain-containing protein; this translates as MIRVLQRPFPPLVEKSQRLRSAFLIAFFVFGFLFVFKPFGLNQLEEGLLAVAALYGLVTLSFLLITQMIFPFLFGQFYNDQKWTVGREITHSMCNVLLIAVGNFLLSCYMDFFPWSFDTFILFVGFTFAIGIIPIAIQALVRQNIYHHRNVKAVFDDNRIIAERQGITLTSSILSISGEDGEVAFQGSAKDVLAIESSGNYIEIHRKEGKAVLIRKSLNATEQELPHGFFRTHRSWIVNMSLVNHVDGNARGYTLTFLHSEVVALVSRGKLKSFDSELKKTSG
- a CDS encoding DUF2237 domain-containing protein, with the protein product MEQDLNVFGEKLITCSTNPMTGFYRNGCCSTGNEDQGTHTVCCIMTLEFLRFTKAMGNDLSTPVPEFEFPGLKPGDHWCLCALRWQEAYRHGAAPKVILEATNEKTLEYVSMDELIEHAYKTVE
- a CDS encoding rhodanese-like domain-containing protein; this translates as MKEISPAELQQWIENKENFQLVDVRERYEYEISNLGGILIPMQYITEKLEEIAKDKKVVIMCRSGVRSANAIQYLEQNQGFDNLYNLEGGILAYSDEIDSTVAKY
- a CDS encoding cation:proton antiporter gives rise to the protein MSLIAILLAGTTDIPFLKEIVLILGLSVLVIYIFRKIKLPAILGFLATGILFGPNALGLASRGSEIEMLSEIGVILLLFIIGLEFSLKNLMSIRKVVFIGGSIQVLLTIAITAGISFLLGYELTEAVMLGFLFALSSTAIVLKLLQEKGLMRSNHGRISLGILIFQDIIVVPMILLVPIISGQESNVWGALAILSGKALFLVVAIYVSARYLVPKLLHEIARTRSRELFLITIIVICFAVAFVTSLMGLSLALGAFMAGLCISESEYSHQATGLIIPFREIFTSFFFVSIGMLLDLNFLVMNLPLVLLFTVMAAIVKFGVLVLAARVLRFSLKTSILVGLSLLQIGEFAFILSRTGMEAGLISELTNQYFLSVSILTMAVTPFLIDFGERIANFLMRTPMSKFVNDTDPTETEQSTELVATLKAHLVIIGYGTNGRNAARTAKEAKIPYVIIDHDADTVTTAREKGEHIIFGDGSNPFILEYVHIYQARVAVVAINDHQRALEVVANIREICNTVHIIARSQSIPETEELLHIGASEAISQEFEASVEVFARMLNQFLIKPDEIDGFIDMVRDEAYSEVHSNYHYYKKDALELNEIQALNLVLTDSCPFTGKNLCETPMMEKYKVRMIGFYRNGHFVSKLDGATQLHAGDEIIVFGSENDLKGFKAEWEGRPAVVA
- a CDS encoding pirin family protein codes for the protein MANNKLLVDERQADLGNFMVGRLLPFRKKRQVGPFTFIDHMGPAKLGNGKYVDVDQHPHIGLSTLTYLFEGEIEHRDSIGTVQVISPGDVGFMTAGSGVTHTERTPKPKRTQDEFIMHGYQIWVALPTEMEEMGPRFDFYPSTDIPTWKTDTLTFKLVAGTAFAKSAPLQGFSPLFMVDIHAEKATTLNLRGQLTGEVAFVIVKGSITEGDQKVEAGQMLISKTNDACEIRLDKNTQVLLFGGEPLPEEHFLLWNFVSHSKDRLKRAKEDWIAKKFPEVDGDDTYIPIPY
- the rsgA gene encoding ribosome small subunit-dependent GTPase A, which translates into the protein MTLEDLGYNSVFEESRKKQNLKSFGIGRVIKEHKERYTVKTESNKLDCELIGNLRFTVTDKNQLPSVGDWVAVSEYDEGKALIYGVLPRSSVLKRKLVGTLSQTQIIAVNIDVGIIVQSVNRDFSVNRLERYLTICYDSKIDPIIVLSKIDLIEESELAGLLSKVRARIKHVPIIPISNESNVGIEKINSRLIRGKTYCFLGSSGVGKSTLINTIIGEKVAETGAISESIDRGKHVTTHRELIVFEKGVLIDNPGMREIGMTDSSEGLEMTFEEVLNLSQNCKYNDCKHTNEDECAVLTALENDELNTETYENFLKMEKERRHFESNARERKKKGKDLGKLIKNMKKNSDKY
- a CDS encoding choice-of-anchor I family protein, producing MMLKSILLGGLSLLTFGVFGQSDLIISAVYDGPLLGGTPKGVELYAINDIADLSAYGVGSANNGGGSDGEEFTLSGSASAGDYIYVASEMPQFTAFFGFAPNYADGAMAINGDDAVELFKDGAAVDVFGAIDVDGSGEAWEYADSWARRNDDSTPSTTFELSDWTFGGVDALDGEVDNATAATPVPLGTFITPGGVTPPSSGPTAFENQLNLSLLGTYATGVFDESAAEIAAHDPATQRVFFVNSNDNTVEVLDISNPASPVLINSIDVSAYGAAPNSVAVSNGVIAVAVEAVVKQDPGAVVFYDADGNYINDVTVGALPDMLTFTPDGNKVVVANEGEPNDAYDVDPEGSVSVIDVSGGAASATVETVGFDSLTMADVEGVRIFGPNASIAQDLEPEYITVSDDSQTAYAVCQENNGIIVVDLMTNTIADVWALGTKDYNLPGNGIDASNDGEGIEIQNWPVKSYYMPDAMTSYSVGGSTYILTANEGDARDYDGYSEEDRVRDLTLDSVAFPNYAELQMDENLGRLNITLTAGDTDNDGEYEEIFGYGARSFSIWDEAGNLVWDSADDFEQITADYLAPFFNSNNDDNDSFKSRSDDKGPEPEAIAVTEINGKPYAFIGLERVGGVMIYDITDPTAPKFENYINNRDFSVDAEDPAAGDLGPEDIKVIDAADSPTGETIIMVANEVSGTVSFFGVSSPDYTLQILHASDLEGGVDAIGRAPNFAAIVDVLEDKYTNTVRISSGDNYIPGPFFNASSDGSIRAVLQDLNQDLFGEPGLNNLREAGGRADITITNIIGFDASTLGNHEFDNGTAIVEEIIATDIRGAGLGDVRWLGAQFPYLSANLDFSGDDNLSGLFTDELLPNTAFQSLPSDLDAAGAAPKIAPSTLIERNGELIGVVGATTQVLESITTTNGVSVINGGSNDMPALAAILQPVIDDLIAAGSNKIILATHLQQFSLEQELVGLLSGVDIVLAGGSDRILADQTDRLRSGDEAEDNYPFVSQNLDGEPALIVSTDGEYSYVGRLVVGFDAAGVVLLSSLNEGVNGIYATDDEMIAQVYDDPSMAFAENSKGELVSRLTNAVNDVVISKDGNILGLTDVYLDGRRERVRTEETNMGNISADANLFVAKEYDSEVVVSIKNGGGIRAAIGEVDEVAPGVFEFLPPQANAISGKLEGEVSQLDVENTLRFNNRLSVLELSASDLLAVMEHGFSATEEGATPGQFPQIGGMKVSFDPIVAPGSRIQNLVIVDEAGLPLDSVVIDGEISGDSQRVFKVVTLNFLAGGGDGYPFEELGENRVDLDTAGLDVGTFDFAPAGSEQDAFAEYLNTFFSETPYMDAETPIDEDERIQNINERDDDVFVFCAEGFFPAPEQVGVLQNSSSDFVVIKWTPVPGSTVCQVRGGLIDGPQQTIFVYADEDGTEPFRRKIPKSQLQIGQTYQVEVRCACSEEPLVVSEYSATEFFIPLGGAAIAEINGNGIHANAAQGSMAMTVFPNPSNVGHINLNLSNADGMATEGLIEMRDITGRTLTQQRVAVESNQTLRLETNGIPAGIYTVSYTSGAERVTQRFIIK